A region from the bacterium genome encodes:
- a CDS encoding diacylglycerol kinase family protein: MPAQTRFSLRRRITSFRYALAGIRQMVETQHNAWIHLAATLLVLVAGGLLHLSRSEWIAVIVAMALVWSAEAVNTAFEFLCDVTSPEFHPLVEKAKNIAAAAVLICAIGAACIGLLIFLPHLLALCHQPLLP; this comes from the coding sequence ATGCCCGCCCAAACCCGATTCAGCCTGCGCCGCCGCATTACCAGTTTTCGTTATGCCCTGGCCGGCATCCGGCAGATGGTGGAGACTCAGCATAACGCCTGGATCCATCTGGCGGCGACGCTGCTGGTTCTTGTCGCGGGAGGGTTGCTGCATCTGAGCCGCAGCGAGTGGATCGCGGTCATCGTCGCCATGGCTCTGGTCTGGTCGGCCGAGGCGGTCAACACGGCCTTCGAGTTTCTTTGCGATGTCACCAGTCCGGAATTTCATCCGCTGGTTGAGAAAGCCAAGAACATCGCCGCGGCTGCGGTTTTGATCTGCGCCATCGGAGCGGCCTGCATCGGCCTGCTGATCTTCCTCCCCCATCTTCTCGCCCTCTGCCACCAGCCTCTTTTACCCTAG